Part of the Aquicella lusitana genome is shown below.
CGCGCCGTTATTATAATCGCGGTCTGGAATTTTCAGACCTGATTGAAGAAGGCAATCTGGGTTTATTGCGTGCGGTCGAAAAATTTGATCCTGAACGAGGCTTTCGCTTTTCAACCTATGCTACCTGGTGGATTCGCCAAACCATCGAGCGCGCTATCATGAATCAGACACGTACGATCCGTCTACCTATTCATGTACTGCGCGAATTAAATTTGTATTTGTCGACTGCGCGCGAATTAATGAAAAAACAGGATCACGAACCAACTTATCATGAGATTGCAGAGGCGCTGGATAAATCCATTGATGATGTTAAAAGCATGATGGAGCTCAATGAGCACATGATTTCGTTGGACATGCAGGTGCCCAGCGAAAATGCTGCGGGCAAACCATTGATTGAAGCGCTGCCGGATAAAAGCGCAACTGATCCGGCAGATGTACTTGAGACCGAGCGGCTTCATGAAAGCCTCACAGCATGTCTCAACGAATTAAATGACAAACAGCGTGAAGTATTATGCCGCCGATTTGGATTGGAAGGTTATGATCGCCAGACATTGGAAGAGGTTGGAAAAGCGGTGGGTCTGACACGCGAACGCGTGCGCCAAATTCAAATGACTGCCTTAAAAGCGCTGCGTGAAATCATGGTAAAACATGGTGTGGAAGGGGATATTTTTTAATCGCGCCAACAATTCCCTTATCTTAATAATCGAATGATTTTATGCATAAATTACATTGAATGCAGGCTGTTCTTTTGCTAATAAAAAATTATTTCATGATATTATAAATTAAAATAGATCAATTTCCTTCTTGATCGAAGGGGGAAATATGAAAAGTGATCATGAAGATATTCTTGATAAAAAGATCCTGGACCAAGAATCGATTAATCTTGTATATGAAGCCTATCAGAAAAACACTGATAAAATTGCACGAATTTTAAAAGAAAATATCCAATATGAAAATTTTAATGGATTAGTCAGTGCTGCTGTTAGTCGCATATTAAATATGCCTTATAATAGGCTATTCCAGGGTGAAGCTTCGCTTGATTTTTTAAGCCTGAAATTAAAAGCGCTTACAGTTTTTCTGGCAGAAGTCAGTTGTAATTATTCAACACCAGAGATAGTTGAAATGGTTCGAAGTGCATTTAGTCAATTCGTAAATCAGCTTTATACAGAGAGAAACAAGCTTGATCCAAATGATGAAAACTATATAGAGTGTAAAAATTATTTAAACAACCTTATTCGTGCAGCAGAGCCTGCCCAAGCTTATGTTTTATTGAAAAACAAAAAATTAATAGTCAAAAATAATTTTTTAATTTTCGATGGCCCTCCGAGTGAAATTGAAAAGCTGCGCAAATGTGTATCATGTGTTGGCGCATTTTGTAAAAACAATGACATCGAATTCAAGGAAGAAAAGCTTTCTCTATTCAAGATTACAACGAAGTCGACAAATATAGAAAATTACACAAAAAATCACAATGTGTTTAAGGGGTTGGATATAATTTATACTGGAATTATGGTGGATCCATTCATTAACCAATCATCCTTGATTAAAAAATTCAAGCAAGCTTTAAGGTTGGGATTAGTTAATTTGGATATAGAGATAGATGAGAAAGGTATTTGTAACTTTATAGCAATGCTGGATATTGCTTACGTTGCACAAAATAATTTTGGCTATCTTAGGGATATTTACAATAATCTCCTTATGACCGATTTAGATAATTTATCACTGCAGGAGCGGGAGAAGATTGCTAATTCTCTTTCTGAACTGCTAACCAAATTTAACCAATATGAATCCTTGACCAATAAAAATCACCCTGGTTATGGTTATGCTTCCTACCGCTATAATGATCTTAAAAAATTGTATCTTGCCATGGGTCTGGGTGAAGTTAAGAGTTTAGGCGGGCTGACATTTAGGTTTGATGTTGATCGAATCGCAAGATTAATTGACAGATTCCCAAGGGAAAATATTATTCTTCACTGCACTTGCTTTAATCATGCCATGTCGATATATATTAATGGAGATGTTATATCCATGCGTGATCCGAACGACGGTACACTCAAAGAATTTACACGAGAACAATTGAGTGAATCATCCAAATATATTTATGCAATTATGGGAGAAATTTTATCGTTTGATGCGTTTTCCTATGACATGAATATGACTTCATGCCAGTTAAACTTAAATGATTTTATAGTCGAAGAATTAAATTTATTAAATCCAGAAAATAGATCTGTATTTCTGAATGCACCACCTCAAAGATGTGCTTACGGCTATCCTATTGCTAAAGGATCTCTGGTTAACATGGCTTCAGATGCTGGCCACATGGACATTATTTATTTATTGAGCGACTATGGGCTGGATGAGAATGAAATTAGAACTAATTTAATTCAGTATAATAAGAATGTCATATTGAATTTAATTAATAGTGACGATGAAAATAAGCTTTCTGCCATTTTGCGCGACAATTCCAATCATGGCTACATTCAGGATGTGATGGCTTTATCGGGCGATGAAATTTTACAAGCGTGTACCGAACATAACATGCAAAGCGTGCTTTCTATACTTAATGAAAGCTACAAAGGTACGTTATTTCTTACCAAATAACAGCTTATAATAATAGAGTAGGCCATATAGGGGGGTAATAGTCATGGCATTTGAACGTGGAAAAATGGATAAAGAAACTCAAGAATACATTGAGCAGAGAATAGGTTATTTTAATGCCATACTGGAAGAATTAATCAAGCAGAACACCAAGTTGGCGAAACAAACGGCGCAAGTTTATGTTGATAATTTTCAGCGCATTAATTCCGTCCTGGATGGAAAAACAAAACCAGACAATCCTCATCAGGTCATCCTTGAGAACTTTAAAATATGCCTTTCAAAGCTTGCAGAAATATTTACCAAGCATGGAAAAGAGGCAGATAAAAAAGATCCTATCACTTTCCTAAATAAGAAACCGAATAAAAATCAAGACTTGCGTTTATTGGGTTTTCTGTTGAAAGAAGCGTTAGATGATACCAAACTTTGTCTGTTGCTTGAGTTGCATACATTGAGAGGGTTTGATTTTTTAAAATTCAAAACGGAGCACTTAACGCTGCCCAAGCAGCAATTTTATATGGATCTTGCTGCGCTTCAGGCGCCCGATGATTTGGAAAAAAATGATTTGTTTAAGTATAAAAAATAATGAGCAGTGCCCATTTCCATGCCGGCATGGAATATTCTTTTTGATACGATAAGAGGGTTCCGATTCAATAAGAGATTTATTAGCCTTCATTAGAAGGATAAGGCAAGCAAGGGCGAGCGGTTGAAGCATGCCCACCCTTGCTGTCATTTATGCTACCTGAAAAATGGTATCCAGCTTCTTTTGCACGGGCAGATTTTTCAGTTTTACATATACCGGCAATCCATGACGATAAGGTGGATAATCTTCGCCTTGAATGAGCGGGGACAGATAGCGTTTGCACGCTTCGGTAATGCCAAAGCCATCTTCCGTGATATAGTCGCGCGGCATTTTCACTTCAACATTGGCTATTTTTTCCAGTGGTGCTTCACCAATGGACCAGCGATAAGTGTCGCCTTTTTCCCGCACAATAATGGGCATCACCGCATTTTTGCCAGCGAGCGCCATTTCAACCGCTGCCTTGCCCACGGCGTAAGCCTGCTCAACATCGGTTTTTGATGCGATGTGTCTCGCAGCGCGCTGCAAGTAATCAGCGAGCGCCCAGTGATATTTATAGCCGAGATTTTCCTTGATTAATTTTGCAATGACAGGCGCCACGCCGCCTAATTGTTTGTGTCCAAATGCATCGACCAGCCCTTGTTCTGAAATGAAAGCGCCTTCCGGATTTTTCACGCCTTCGGAAACGACAATAGAGCAATGATCATATTTTTTTACGCATTCCTGTACGCGTTTTAAAAACGCTTCGGTATGGAGCGGAATTTCGGGAAAAAGAATAATGTGAGGTGAATCGCCTTCTTTTTCGGCGGCAAGGCCACCGGCAGCAGCAATCCAGCCGGCATGACGACCCATTACTTCCAGAATAAATACTTTTGTCGAAGTCAGTGCCATGGAGGCGACATCCATGCCTGCTTCCCGAATGGAAACGGCAACATATTTTGCAACCGAGCCAAATCCGGGAGAGTTATCAGTAAAGGGAAGATCATTGTCCACGGTTTTTGGAATACCGATACAGGTAATAGGATAGCCGAGTTCTTTACTGATTAATGACACTTTATGCGCCGTATCCTGCGAATCGCCGCCGCCGTTATAAAAGAAATAGCGGATATTGTGCGCAGAGAATACTTCCACCAGCCGTTCATACTGTTTTCGGTGTTTTTCAATGGTGCCCAATTTATGACGGCAGGAACCGAATGCACCCGCAGGCGTATAACGTAGAGCAGCAATATCTTCATCCGATTCGAAACTGGTATCAATCAGATCTTCCGTGAGCGCGCCGATAATTCCGTTACGGGC
Proteins encoded:
- the rpoS gene encoding RNA polymerase sigma factor RpoS translates to MPRKKKDKAHPSKEILDDKEKDIALEENEPTEEDLHEDIKVEDSDQTEPASEEPEVPAEASRPVFAKSREREQALDATQLYLKEIGFSPLLTAEEEVYYGRRALKGDPQARRKMIESNLRLVVKIARRYYNRGLEFSDLIEEGNLGLLRAVEKFDPERGFRFSTYATWWIRQTIERAIMNQTRTIRLPIHVLRELNLYLSTARELMKKQDHEPTYHEIAEALDKSIDDVKSMMELNEHMISLDMQVPSENAAGKPLIEALPDKSATDPADVLETERLHESLTACLNELNDKQREVLCRRFGLEGYDRQTLEEVGKAVGLTRERVRQIQMTALKALREIMVKHGVEGDIF
- a CDS encoding 6-phosphofructokinase; this translates as MEKFNALYAQSGGVTSVINASACGVIETARKHSDKIAKVYAARNGIIGALTEDLIDTSFESDEDIAALRYTPAGAFGSCRHKLGTIEKHRKQYERLVEVFSAHNIRYFFYNGGGDSQDTAHKVSLISKELGYPITCIGIPKTVDNDLPFTDNSPGFGSVAKYVAVSIREAGMDVASMALTSTKVFILEVMGRHAGWIAAAGGLAAEKEGDSPHIILFPEIPLHTEAFLKRVQECVKKYDHCSIVVSEGVKNPEGAFISEQGLVDAFGHKQLGGVAPVIAKLIKENLGYKYHWALADYLQRAARHIASKTDVEQAYAVGKAAVEMALAGKNAVMPIIVREKGDTYRWSIGEAPLEKIANVEVKMPRDYITEDGFGITEACKRYLSPLIQGEDYPPYRHGLPVYVKLKNLPVQKKLDTIFQVA